One genomic segment of Aliidiomarina minuta includes these proteins:
- the ubiB gene encoding ubiquinone biosynthesis regulatory protein kinase UbiB, translating to MRSLRFYRILRTLLQHGVDEMIPKRWLPWYVRIARRCLFWLRNKHKDKPLGVRFRLALEDLGPVFVKLGQMLSTRRDLLHPDIIVQLAMLQDKVPPFPGDQAQRIIEKALNDKPVEDIFVEFQQVPLASASIAQVHTASLLLPDDSIKEVVVKVIRPDITATIHADLDLMESVAMLAARYLPDGKRLKPVEVIREYRKTLLDELNLAREAANAIQLRRNFSDSEVLYIPEVYSDYTRNNVMVMERIAGIPIGDVETLADAGVNLKLLAERGVEVFFTQVFRDSFFHADMHPGNIFVDASRPEDPRYLAIDFGIVGTLNRDDKRYLAENFIAFFNRDYRKVAELHVDSGWVPSHINIEDFESAIRTVCEPIFEKPLKEISFGHVLINLFNTARRFEMEVQPQLVLLQKTLLYVEGLGRNLYPDLDLWKTAKPYLERWMHEQVGWRAVLRSVKEHAPYWAEKLPQMPSLVYDTLQQSKMQMKIQQNYMEELLMQQQQAAESRIWAFVASTLSVSTLVLVLVAEEPWWAAGAGAVALFSWFKAWRDRPRHFIK from the coding sequence GTGCGTAGCCTGCGGTTTTATAGAATTCTGCGAACCCTGTTGCAGCATGGTGTGGACGAGATGATTCCGAAGCGCTGGTTGCCCTGGTATGTCCGTATAGCAAGGCGTTGCTTATTCTGGCTTAGGAATAAGCATAAAGATAAGCCACTTGGCGTCCGTTTCCGACTGGCACTCGAGGACCTGGGGCCCGTTTTTGTGAAGCTGGGACAGATGCTTTCCACGCGCCGCGACTTATTACATCCGGATATTATTGTGCAACTGGCGATGTTGCAGGATAAGGTTCCTCCGTTTCCCGGTGACCAGGCGCAGCGTATTATAGAAAAGGCTCTGAACGATAAGCCTGTCGAAGATATTTTTGTAGAGTTTCAGCAGGTACCTTTAGCTTCAGCTTCTATTGCGCAGGTGCACACGGCAAGCCTGCTTTTGCCTGATGACAGCATTAAAGAAGTGGTGGTTAAAGTTATTCGTCCGGATATTACCGCGACAATTCATGCTGATCTGGACTTAATGGAGTCTGTTGCCATGCTGGCCGCGCGTTATCTTCCAGACGGTAAACGCTTAAAGCCAGTAGAAGTTATTCGTGAATACCGCAAGACTTTGCTGGATGAGCTGAACCTGGCTCGGGAAGCAGCTAACGCTATTCAGCTACGACGTAATTTTTCTGACTCAGAAGTACTGTATATTCCTGAAGTCTATAGTGATTACACACGCAACAACGTCATGGTGATGGAGCGCATCGCGGGTATTCCGATTGGCGATGTGGAAACCCTGGCGGATGCCGGAGTAAACCTTAAGTTACTGGCGGAACGTGGTGTTGAAGTCTTCTTCACTCAGGTCTTCAGAGATAGCTTTTTTCACGCGGATATGCACCCCGGTAATATTTTTGTTGACGCATCCCGTCCCGAAGACCCGCGTTATCTGGCTATCGATTTTGGCATTGTGGGTACGTTAAACCGGGATGATAAACGTTATCTGGCGGAAAACTTCATCGCCTTTTTTAATCGCGATTATCGTAAGGTTGCTGAGTTGCATGTGGATTCCGGCTGGGTGCCTTCGCATATTAATATTGAAGACTTTGAATCGGCGATACGCACAGTATGCGAACCCATTTTTGAAAAACCGCTGAAAGAAATTTCTTTCGGTCATGTATTAATTAATCTGTTTAATACGGCACGGCGTTTTGAAATGGAAGTGCAGCCGCAACTGGTCCTGCTGCAGAAAACGTTGCTTTATGTCGAAGGTTTAGGACGTAATCTGTATCCGGACTTAGACCTCTGGAAAACGGCCAAACCTTATCTCGAGCGCTGGATGCACGAACAGGTTGGCTGGCGAGCGGTATTACGTTCCGTGAAAGAACATGCTCCTTACTGGGCGGAAAAGTTACCGCAAATGCCGTCACTGGTGTATGACACTTTGCAGCAAAGTAAAATGCAGATGAAAATACAACAGAACTATATGGAAGAACTGCTGATGCAACAACAGCAGGCTGCTGAAAGTCGTATTTGGGCTTTCGTGGCAAGCACCTTAAGTGTTTCAACCCTGGTGCTGGTATTAGTAGCAGAAGAGCCCTGGTGGGCTGCCGGAGCCGGCGCTGTAGCCTTGTTTTCATGGTTCAAAGCCTGGCGCGACAGGCCCCGACATTTTATAAAGTGA
- the tatB gene encoding Sec-independent protein translocase protein TatB gives MFDIGFWELLIIALMGLLVLGPERLPRAIRSVQRGMARARQFGSRMEAELNHELRIKELHENLKKIESADDIDNLPDDLKKSLAELQRAAASVQAPYAKKDAAAEKPSEEKNKDAEDKPNESG, from the coding sequence ATGTTTGATATCGGCTTCTGGGAGTTATTAATTATTGCTCTGATGGGCTTGCTGGTACTTGGACCGGAACGTTTGCCCAGAGCAATACGTTCGGTGCAGCGCGGCATGGCCCGTGCGCGCCAGTTTGGAAGTCGAATGGAAGCCGAACTCAATCATGAGTTGCGAATCAAAGAGCTGCATGAAAATTTAAAAAAAATTGAAAGTGCAGACGATATTGACAATCTACCCGATGATTTGAAAAAGTCGCTGGCTGAGTTGCAACGAGCCGCTGCCAGTGTGCAGGCACCGTACGCTAAAAAAGATGCTGCGGCAGAGAAACCTTCCGAGGAAAAGAATAAGGACGCTGAGGACAAACCGAATGAATCAGGATGA
- the tatA gene encoding twin-arginine translocase TatA/TatE family subunit, whose product MGISIWQLVIILLIIVLLFGSKKIRSLGGDLGSALRGFKKEMGDDEKKEEPASKVQHKEDADFSKQSEAEKQEQDKRD is encoded by the coding sequence ATGGGTATTAGTATCTGGCAGTTAGTTATTATTCTGCTCATCATTGTGCTGCTGTTTGGCAGTAAAAAAATACGCAGTCTCGGCGGCGATCTGGGTTCAGCTCTACGTGGTTTTAAGAAAGAAATGGGCGATGATGAGAAAAAAGAAGAACCTGCATCTAAAGTGCAGCATAAAGAAGATGCTGACTTCAGCAAGCAAAGCGAAGCTGAGAAACAGGAACAGGACAAACGTGACTAA
- a CDS encoding TatD family hydrolase — protein sequence MAGVWVDAGLNMPPQEQTEAFKLTLQRAVEQQVTRFVLIASDLEEARRAIAFAEQDPRCVVTVGIHPHQAAKAPSDFIQQLKELAQHPAVRAIGECGLDYNRNFSPPDIQRRVFSAQVEVAAELGLPLYLHERDALQDQLAILKPARSELVALFTHCFTGDNNALEAYQALDCYIGITGWLCDERRGQDLAGAAANIDSQRLLLETDAPYLLPRNIRPRPKSRQNEPAYLPYIAERLAELTGHSLSQLQELTTTNAQRLFSDWG from the coding sequence ATGGCTGGAGTATGGGTTGATGCAGGGCTTAATATGCCTCCGCAGGAGCAGACAGAAGCCTTTAAACTGACCTTACAAAGAGCGGTTGAGCAACAGGTTACGCGTTTCGTATTGATTGCTTCTGATCTGGAAGAAGCACGACGCGCTATCGCGTTTGCTGAGCAGGATCCTCGTTGTGTGGTAACTGTGGGTATTCATCCGCACCAGGCTGCGAAAGCGCCCTCTGATTTTATTCAGCAATTAAAAGAGCTGGCTCAGCATCCTGCTGTGCGGGCTATTGGTGAATGTGGTCTGGACTACAATCGAAACTTCTCTCCACCAGATATCCAGCGCAGGGTATTCTCCGCTCAGGTAGAGGTGGCCGCAGAACTTGGGCTACCATTGTACCTGCATGAGCGAGATGCCCTGCAGGACCAGCTTGCAATACTCAAGCCAGCCCGATCTGAGCTGGTGGCGCTTTTTACCCATTGTTTTACCGGCGATAACAATGCGCTGGAAGCTTATCAGGCATTAGATTGTTATATAGGCATTACCGGCTGGCTCTGCGATGAGCGCCGTGGCCAGGATTTGGCTGGAGCGGCAGCTAATATTGATAGTCAGCGCTTGCTACTCGAGACGGATGCACCTTATTTATTGCCGCGTAATATACGGCCAAGACCTAAATCGCGGCAGAATGAGCCCGCGTATCTGCCATATATTGCTGAGCGTCTGGCCGAACTAACAGGTCACTCGCTGAGCCAGCTACAAGAGTTAACGACCACGAACGCGCAGCGCCTGTTTAGTGACTGGGGCTGA
- the hemB gene encoding porphobilinogen synthase gives MSIYSGFPNRRLRRLRRHDFSRRLVSEHKLSVDDLIYPMFVLPGEGQRELISSMPGVERLSIDLLVKEAHLLVDLGIPMIAIFPVTPAADKSLLAEAAYDDEGLAQRAVRAVKAACPELGIMTDVALDPFTSHGQDGILDDSGYVQNDLTTEILVKQALSHAKAGADVVAPSDMMDGRIGAIREALEAAGFQNTQIMAYSAKYASAYYGPFRDAVGSAANLKGADKKTYQMDPANSDEALHEVAMDIEEGADMVMVKPGMPYLDVVRRVKEEFGVPTFAYQVSGEYAMHMAAIENGWLGDDTIFEGLLAFKRAGADGILTYFAKRVAEHLQGNT, from the coding sequence ATGAGCATATACAGTGGTTTTCCGAACCGTCGTTTACGTCGCCTGCGCCGGCATGATTTCAGCCGACGTTTGGTTAGCGAACATAAATTAAGTGTCGATGATCTGATATATCCCATGTTTGTGTTACCTGGCGAAGGGCAACGTGAGCTGATCAGCTCTATGCCTGGTGTGGAACGTTTATCCATTGATTTACTGGTGAAAGAAGCTCATCTCCTGGTAGACCTGGGGATTCCTATGATTGCTATCTTTCCGGTGACGCCGGCAGCCGATAAGTCATTATTGGCGGAAGCAGCCTACGATGATGAAGGGTTGGCGCAGCGCGCTGTACGTGCCGTTAAAGCGGCCTGTCCTGAGCTGGGAATTATGACCGATGTAGCTCTGGATCCGTTCACCAGTCATGGGCAGGATGGCATTCTGGACGACAGTGGTTATGTGCAGAATGACCTCACTACCGAGATTCTGGTAAAACAGGCGTTGTCCCATGCTAAAGCTGGTGCTGATGTGGTGGCGCCTTCAGATATGATGGACGGCCGCATTGGGGCTATTCGTGAAGCCTTGGAAGCGGCGGGCTTTCAGAATACTCAGATTATGGCGTATTCGGCTAAATATGCTTCGGCCTACTATGGGCCTTTTCGCGATGCGGTGGGTTCAGCGGCCAACCTGAAAGGTGCTGATAAAAAGACCTACCAGATGGATCCCGCCAATAGCGACGAGGCTTTGCATGAAGTTGCTATGGATATTGAAGAAGGTGCAGATATGGTCATGGTCAAACCCGGCATGCCCTATCTGGACGTGGTACGCCGTGTGAAAGAAGAGTTCGGCGTGCCTACTTTTGCTTATCAGGTGAGTGGCGAATATGCCATGCATATGGCAGCTATAGAAAACGGCTGGCTGGGTGACGACACTATTTTTGAAGGGCTGCTTGCGTTTAAACGGGCCGGGGCTGATGGAATTCTAACCTATTTTGCTAAACGGGTTGCAGAACACCTGCAAGGCAACACTTAA
- the tatC gene encoding twin-arginine translocase subunit TatC, whose protein sequence is MNQDEGSLLSHLAELRNALLRSIAAVLLIFVALIYFARDIYHWLASPLMAHLPEGTSMIATEVGAPFFAPFKLTMVLSVAIAVPFLLHQVWRFIAPGLYKKEKRLVAPLLISSTLLFYGGIAFAYYVVLPLAFAFFTSMAPEGITIATDISSYLDFVLKIFFAFGIAFEIPIAILLLCWSGTTTPEQLRAKRAYVIVGVFIVGMLLTPPDVISQTLLAVPMWLLFELGLFFARFYTPGKKASSEPDEQKTED, encoded by the coding sequence ATGAATCAGGATGAAGGTTCTTTGCTCAGCCATTTAGCCGAATTACGTAATGCGTTATTGCGCAGCATTGCCGCTGTGCTGCTTATTTTTGTGGCGCTGATATATTTCGCCCGTGACATCTATCATTGGCTGGCATCGCCCCTGATGGCGCATTTGCCGGAAGGCACCAGCATGATAGCGACAGAAGTCGGAGCTCCGTTTTTTGCGCCTTTTAAGCTAACCATGGTGCTTTCCGTTGCCATTGCTGTCCCTTTTTTATTGCATCAGGTATGGCGTTTTATAGCTCCTGGGCTTTATAAAAAAGAGAAACGCCTGGTTGCCCCTTTGTTGATTAGTAGCACCCTGCTTTTTTATGGCGGCATTGCCTTTGCCTATTATGTCGTTCTGCCTTTGGCGTTTGCCTTTTTTACCAGCATGGCGCCTGAAGGTATTACTATAGCTACTGATATTTCCAGTTACCTTGATTTTGTATTGAAGATATTCTTTGCTTTTGGTATTGCCTTTGAAATACCCATTGCTATTTTATTGCTGTGTTGGAGTGGAACTACCACACCGGAGCAATTGCGGGCAAAACGAGCCTACGTCATAGTAGGGGTTTTCATAGTTGGTATGTTGCTGACTCCTCCAGATGTGATTTCGCAGACATTACTGGCTGTGCCAATGTGGCTGCTGTTTGAGCTGGGTTTATTTTTCGCTCGTTTTTACACACCAGGTAAGAAGGCTTCGAGCGAGCCGGATGAGCAAAAAACTGAGGATTGA